In Harmonia axyridis chromosome X, icHarAxyr1.1, whole genome shotgun sequence, a single window of DNA contains:
- the LOC123686613 gene encoding 5'-nucleotidase domain-containing protein 1-like — protein sequence MEYKVLSKYLIKRGYPKKHLEVEIDFDFLQKGLILDAEKGNILKIACDGKIIRATHGTKVLSEDEIEKYYKNSHWELSDLFVKDPLEVWNGPHSDKIRSLLDYFDIIVSLLFARCVDSVDEEKNGIQEKYSVYDDIYEGLLSMFEIEHFQSNKGGYYLEMKSTPQKYYYKCPNKVLDWLKTLRKQGKLLFLITGSYIDFASCTASYTLGSDWKDYFDIIITYAKKPGFFTIEREFIGLDGIKQTGPIDPKNLELGGIYANGNWKDLYAFLLKHSSSPDPKCLYIGDSVIQDVYAPDTYSHCETVAVCEELSTIHPDEKIITSAFWGSYFKEKEVDTIWSRIIEEKAKLSVPDLEYAAGLP from the coding sequence atggaatataaaGTATTaagtaaatatttgataaagAGAGGTTATCCCAAAAAACATTTGGAAGTCGAGATTGATTTTGACTTCTTACAAAAAGGATTGATTCTAGATGCtgaaaaaggaaatattttAAAGATTGCATGTGACGGAAAGATTATACGTGCAACGCATGGTACTAAAGTATTATCTgaggatgaaattgaaaaatattacaaaaattccCACTGGGAATTATCAGATTTGTTCGTCAAAGACCCTCTAGAAGTTTGGAATGGCCCCCATTCAGATAAAATACGTTCTCTTTTGGACTATTTTGACATTATAGTATCTTTATTATTTGCACGATGTGTTGACTCtgtagatgaagaaaaaaatggaatccAAGAAAAGTATTCTGTTTATGATGATATATACGAAGGCCTTCTAAGTatgtttgaaattgaacatttcCAGTCTAATAAAGGCGGATACTATTTAGAAATGAAGTCAACacctcaaaaatattattataaatgtcCTAATAAAGTACTTGACTGGTTGAAAACTTTGAGAAAACAAGGAAAGCTTCTCTTTTTAATAACAGGCTCTTATATTGATTTTGCTTCATGCACTGCTTCATATACATTGGGTTCAGATTGGAAAGACTACTTCGATATTATAATAACCTATGCTAAAAAACCTGGTTTCTTCACAATAGAGAGAGAATTTATCGGCTTAGATGGAATCAAACAAACAGGTCCAATAGATCCTAAAAATTTAGAGTTGGGTGGCATATATGCAAATGGAAATTGGAAAGACCTgtatgcatttttattgaaacattCATCCAGTCCAGATCCAAAGTGTTTATACATTGGTGACAGTGTCATTCAAGATGTTTATGCGCCTGATACATATTCACACTGTGAAACTGTAGCTGTTTGCGAAGAACTGAGTACTATTCATCcagatgaaaaaataataacttcTGCATTTTGGGGATCTTATTTTAAGGAGAAAGAAGTTGACACCATTTGGAGTAGAATTATTGAGGAGAAGGCTAAGTTAAGTGTTCCTGATTTGGAATATGCTGCTGGATTACCTTAG
- the LOC123685678 gene encoding AP-1 complex subunit mu-1, protein MSSSAIYILDVKGKVLISRNYRGDIDLGVIEKFMPLLMEKEEEGLLTPILQTSDSTFAYIKTNNLYIVSTTKKNANIALVFVFLHKIVQVMTEYFKELEEESIRDNFVVIYELLDELIDFGYPQTTDSKILQEYITQEGHKLEIQPRIPVAVTNAVSWRSEGIKYRKNEVFLDVIESVNLLANANGNVLRSEIVGAIKMRVYLSGMPELRLGLNDKVLFESTGRGKSKSVELEDVKFHQCVRLSRFEIDRTISFIPPDGEFELMSYRLNTHVKPLIWIESVIERHAHSRVEYMIKAKSQFKRRSTANNVEIVIPVPHDADSPKFKTTIGSVKYAPEQNAITWTIKSFPGGKEFLMRAHFGLPSVECEDTEGKPPIQVKFEIPYFTTSGIQVRYLKIIEKSGYQALPWVRYITQNGDYQLRTN, encoded by the exons ATGTCGTCTTCTGCGATATATATTCTAGATGTGAAAGGAAAG GTCCTCATTTCGAGAAACTATAGGGGGGACATTGACTTGGGTGTAATAGAAAAATTTATGCCGTTGTTGATGGAGAAAGAGGAAGAGGGTTTACTTACACCTATTCTACAAACTTCAGACTCTACTTTTGCATACATCAAAACTAACAATCTCTATATTGTTAGTACCACTAAGAAAAATGCAAATATTGCCCTAGTATTTGTTTTTCTACATAAAATTGTGCAAGTTATGACTGAATACTTCAAAGAATTGGAAGAAGAGAGTATCAGAGATAATTTTGTAGTTATATATGAACTGCTGGATGAGCTTATAGATTTTGGTTACCCTCAAACCACTGATAGTAAAATTCTTCAAGAGTATATTACACAAGAAGGTCATAAACTTGAAATTCAACCTCGTATACCAGTTGCTGTAACAAATGCAGTATCTTGGAGGTCTGAAGGAATAAAGTATAGAAAAAATGAAGTCTTTTTAGATGTCATAGAATCAGTTAATTTATTGGCCAATGCAAATGGCAATGTTTTGCGTAGTGAAATTGTAGGTGCTATAAAAATGAGAGTTTATTTATCTGGAATGCCTGAATTGCGACTTGGTTTGAACGATAAAGTATTATTTGAAAGTACAGGAAGAGGCAAGTCGAAATCAGTAGAATTGGAAGATGTCAAATTCCATCAGTGTGTGAGGCTTTCTaggtttgaaattgatagaacTATTTCATTCATTCCACCTGATGGAGAATTTGAGCTTATGTCTTATAGGCTTAATACTCAT GTGAAGCCCTTGATTTGGATTGAGTCTgttattgaaagacacgccCATAGTCGAGTAGAATATATGATCAAAGCAAAATCGCAATTTAAAAGGAGATCTACTGCTAACAATGTAGAAATAGTCATTCCTGTTCCACATGATGCTGATTCCCCAAAATTCAAAACGACAATAGGAAGTGTCAAGTATGCTCCCGAACAGAATGCAATAACTTGGACCATCAAGTCATTTCCAGGTGGCAAAGAATTTTTGATGAGGGCTCATTTTGGACTACCAAGCGTTGAATGTGAAGATACTGAAGGAAAGCCTCCAATACAAGTTAAATTTGAGATACCATATTTTACAACTTCTGGAATCCAG GTGCGGTACCtcaaaattattgagaaaagcGGCTACCAAGCACTTCCATGGGTTCGTTATATAACACAAAATGGAGATTATCAATTGAGAACTAATTAA
- the LOC123685788 gene encoding 5'-nucleotidase domain-containing protein 1-like, producing MRKFLRSIVCKKLLPSLCCVNNKPLNLKRALSSKMPKESFRLSDYDCIGFDLDNTVARYRVGAMMEMEYEILAKYLIQKGYSKKHLLRPVEQDFLLKGLIVDNENGNLLKIAADGRILAASHGTKLLNDNEIQRVYPNFHWEPTDIFAKDPLHTWNGPYSEKMRTLLDYFDIVASLVYARAVDSVDEEKGQLGSSYSIWPDLLEALQYMFNRDHFQQEKGVYFSKMKSNPEKYYYRCSDDLIDWFKVLKKKNKLLFLITGAYVDFASLTASTALGRDWREFFDIIVTYAKKPGFFTQKRDFIGLDGFKETLPIPFEKLNLGGIYTHGNWTDLHRFLSQHSSKENPNFLYIGDNLIQDIYTPNVYSHCDTVAVCEELQAEGMHGHDTRHPDKPFLRSSVWGSYFQYKNFSTNWYQILKDHSKICIPSLEYIAKFPLEFEHKCMFNVCKN from the coding sequence ATGAGGAAATTCCTAAGAAGTATAGTTTGTAAAAAATTGCTACCTAGTTTATGTTGtgtaaataataaacctttaaaCTTAAAGAGAGCCCTTTCAAGTAAAATGCCCAAGGAGTCTTTCAGATTATCTGATTATGATTGTATTGGATTCGATTTGGACAATACAGTTGCAAGGTATAGAGTTGGAGCAATGATGGAGATGGAGTATGAAATATTGGCAAAATATTTGATACAAAAAGGTTATTCTAAAAAACATTTATTGAGGCCTGTTGAACAAGATTTTTTACTGAAAGGACTTATAGTTGATAATGAAAATGGCAACTTATTAAAAATAGCTGCTGATGGTAGAATTTTAGCAGCTTCACATGGTACTAAATTGCTGAATGACAATGAGATTCAAAGGGTGTATCCAAATTTTCATTGGGAGCCCACAGATATTTTTGCTAAAGACCCTCTGCATACTTGGAATGGCCCTTACTCGGAAAAGATGCGCACATTActtgattattttgatattgtagCAAGTTTAGTTTATGCCAGAGCCGTGGATTCTGTAGATGAGGAAAAAGGTCAACTTGGCAGTAGTTATAGTATTTGGCCTGATTTATTAGAGGCTCTACAGTACATGTTTAATAGAGAtcattttcaacaagaaaaagGAGTTTATTTCAGTAAAATGAAATCAAACCCTGAGAAATATTACTATAGATGTTCAGATGATTTAATTGACTGGTTCAAggttttgaagaaaaagaacaaGTTACTATTTTTGATCACAGGAGCGTATGTTGATTTTGCTTCACTTACAGCTTCTACAGCCTTAGGTAGAGATTGGAGAGAATTCTTTGACATTATAGTAACCTATGCTAAGAAGCCAGGCTTTTTTACACAAAAAAGAGATTTTATTGGTCTTGATGGCTTCAAAGAAACTTTACCAATTCCTTTTGAAAAACTAAATCTGGGAGGTATTTATACTCATGGAAATTGGACTGATTTGCACAGATTTCTATCACAACATTCCTCaaaagaaaatccaaattttctaTACATCGGAGATAATTTGATTCAAGATATTTACACTCCTAATGTTTATTCTCATTGTGATACAGTGGCTGTATGTGAAGAATTACAAGCTGAAGGAATGCACGGACATGATACTAGGCATCCAGATAAACCGTTTTTGAGATCTTCCGTCTGGGggtcatattttcaatataaaaatttcagtaCAAATTGGTATCAAATTTTAAAAGATCATTCAAAAATCTGTATACCAAGTTTAGAATACATAGCTAAATTTCCTTTAGAATTTGAGCATAAATGTATGTTTAATGTTTgtaaaaattaa